CATGGATTGATTGAGCCAGCCGTAGGATTGATTGAGTCAGCCCTTGGGTTGATCGAGTCAGCCGTAGGATTGATCGAGTCAGCCCTTGGGTTGATCGAGTCAGCCGTAGGATTGATCGAGTCAGCCCTTGGGTTGATCGAGTCAGCCGTAGGATTGATTGAGCCAGTCCTTGGGCAGATTGAGTTTGCCGTCCGACCGGTGGCCGGGAGGATCAGGCAGATGAGCAAGAGGGCCGCGTTCATGGCGGCAAGGCTGCCACCACGCGCCTCAGCGATCCATCTGCTAGATCCAACAACTCCACTCCAGGTCTGGCATGAGAACTGCGGCCTTGCTGGCATGGCGCACGAGGAGCCGCATGAAGTGCTCCAGCTTCAGCCGGAACGCCTTGGCGATGCGGGCGATCACATCCAGCGTGGGGTTGCAGGAGGTGCCCTTCGCCAGTTCCCAGAGGTAACCCTTGTCCAGGTGCGTGATGCCCGCCAGATTTTCGAGCGACCAGCCCGTGAGCTTGAGCAGGAGGCGCAGCAGTTTGGCAAACCCCGCGCACTCCGGCTCCAGCCTGCCGCGATCCACACAGACACCCTGCGGCAGCGGCACATTCGGCTTCGCGTGTTTCGTCTTCATGAACCACCGGGGTTGGCGGACGAATGAAATCAGGGGACCGCCTGACGAACCACTAAAGAAACATTCAAACTGCGGGCGGAAGCTGCGCTCCTGCTACGGTGCGGTCATCTCGACGACGATGCGGAAGCCGACGTTTCCATCGCTCCGGTAACCGGGTAAGTTAGACACACGAGTTGACGAGGAAAGATTGCGGTCGGAGTCAACAAACGAGGCACCCCGGAGCACTCGGTCTTTTTGTTTTACGTTATACAAGTCCTCGCACAACTCCCACACGTTGCCGCCGAGATCGTAGAGGCCCAGCTTGTTGGGCTTGAAGCTCATGACCGGAGCCGTCGTGGCGTAGCCATCGGTGTAGTCCTCAATAAAAGGCTTCGAAGGGAACTTCTCATGGGACACGGTATCTGCATAGTTCCCAGCTTGCTCTTTGCTTTTCGGCGGGAAGTCGCCGCCCCACGGGAACACGTTTTGCAGTTTGTTGCTCAGGCTCTCCGGTGTGGTGTCTTTTGTCCATTTCTCGTCGCGACCAATGCCAACGGCGTAGCTCCACTCTTTATCCGCAGGCAGTCGGTAGATTCTTCCTTCCTTCTGGCTGAGCCAAAGGCAAAACTTCTGCGCGTCCTCCCAGTTCACATGGACAACGGGATGACTGTCCTCATGTCCACAGGGGACACCACCACGCAGGAAGTTCTTCCATGTGTCATCGGCGCCCGGCACCTCGG
The genomic region above belongs to Prosthecobacter sp. and contains:
- a CDS encoding helix-turn-helix transcriptional regulator, whose product is MKTKHAKPNVPLPQGVCVDRGRLEPECAGFAKLLRLLLKLTGWSLENLAGITHLDKGYLWELAKGTSCNPTLDVIARIAKAFRLKLEHFMRLLVRHASKAAVLMPDLEWSCWI